In Rissa tridactyla isolate bRisTri1 chromosome 2, bRisTri1.patW.cur.20221130, whole genome shotgun sequence, a single window of DNA contains:
- the NKTR gene encoding NK-tumor recognition protein isoform X6, with product MGVQDRPQCFFEIEINREPVGRIMFQLFSDICPKTCKNFLCLCSGEKGIGKTTGKKLCYKGTTFHRVVKNFMIQGGDFSEGNGKGGESIYGGYFKDENFILKHDRAFLLSMANRGKHTNGSQFFITTKPAPHLDGVHVVFGLVISGFEVIEQIENLKTDTASRPYADVRVIDCGVLVTKSAKDALEKKKKVCSDSEASDSSSSASSSSETSSDSEAENERSRRRKRKRRTKTKQSRKRRKEERKKEDPSLSDKSDITEKAADVSTKRDKPVVRPEEIPPVPENRFLLRRDVPVVSVEPEPKLLDATPVLTDQKPSVSKSGRKIKGRGTIRYHTPPRSRSCSESDDDESSETPPHWKEEMQRLRTYRPPSGEKWSKGDKLSDPCTSRWDERSASRRSRSWSHNGYSDLSTVRYSSHHKKHRKEKKKVKHKKKSKKQKHFKKHKQTKKKKTSASSDAESSHSFPRRTKSSCDHERKSRSSSLSSRHSSRRDWSKSDKEDQSSSTLSSRGTRSYYRSRSRSKSRSYSRRSSRSRSASKSSRSRSRSRSSSNARHQKTVSNSPRNISTRLNENKLNKTAEPVRAVILPSDKVVIPPVVPENLPVIPLSDSPPPSRWKPGQKPWKPSYERIQEMKAKTTHLIPAPTNYNLVVIKEANTSSSYRKRQRSSDSDRSGYSKYRSDRSSDSWPRSRSRSSRSRSYSRSYTRSRSPSSSRTKSRSSGRSPSLSKYRSDRSGYSESTSYYSLSDDDRHRNKRKSASSDQKARSLKLRQETSSESTLPYKCTKDYDESSQGLKESDSLSSSDFSTDSERSAKVKVVQEKEGRFQLEGDTQKQDKNSLSSERGEEKSKCERDSDHAKKKAAKEKSSEQPRGGAKAKRKSYSGSKWDSESNSERGEARHNRGDSRPSSGKEEGEATSGSDTELSVTKRIKKQSNSSEGFLDSDCTWKTSKQLSSSESESSCSSSTNVRGKSKKHKHGLKKTLKKSHSKKAKEKSKGKKEKKHKVQRRKEMFHWQPPLEFGEEDEEEINEKPVTKDDKEDKQLIRDIKEKKQVHEKDEIVKDKMGNGEKPCADEKLLGKNSVCDTSPDCSNLNKDGIETNASTGILNSGINVTACKNEVKQAEESNQNGLEDVIQTDDNMEICTPDRNSPGKLDVDILSPVILTAKPQALSASIHKDLQVETPEQEAVKLGNNIIDFINIKEENETGRQENNSVPMSSAKDCSLKSENTENTQSNMIDNKWKPLQGVGNLQPATVSTAAEVKNVASVPEPKPAGLRIEIKAKNKVRPGSLFDEVRKTARLNRRPRNQESSSEEESPSRDDNSPSRSLSRSRSKSESKSRHRTRSMSYSHSRSRSRSSTYSYRSRSYTRSRSRGWYSRDRSRSRSSSYHSYKSRSRTYSRSRSRSSSYGHHSRSSRSYTYDSYYSRSRSRSKRSDSYRRSRSYDRRSRSYGSDSESDRSYSNNRSPSESSRYS from the exons GTGAAAAAGGAATTGGCAAAACAACTGGAAAGAAGCTGTGCTACAAAGGCACTACGTTCCATCGTGTGGTTAAAAACTTCATGATTCAGGGTGGGGACTTCAGCGAAg GTAATGGAAAAGGAGGTGAATCTATTTATGGTGGCTATTTTAAAG aTGAAAACTTTATTCTCAAACATGACAGAGCGTTCCTTTTGTCAATGGCAAACCGAGGGAAACATACCAATGGTTCCCAATTTTTCAT AACAACGAAACCCGCTCCTCATCTCGATGG cGTACATGTTGTCTTTGGACTggttatttctggttttgaagtAATAGAGCAAATAGAAAATCTGAAAACTGATACTGCAAGTAGGCCCTATGCCGACGTACGAGTTATTGACTGTGGGGTGCTTGTTACAAAATCAGCAAAAGATG ctttggagaagaagaagaaagtatgTTCTGACTCAGAAGCTTCAGACTCCTCCTCCAGTGCATCAAGCTCTTCAGAAACTTCATCTGACAGCgaagctgaaaatgaaagaagcagAAGGAGGAAGCGTAAAAGAAGAACTAAAACCAAACAATCGAGAAAacgaagaaaggaagagagaaagaaggaggatcCAAG ccttTCTGACAAGAGTGATATAACAGAAAAAGCAGCCGATGTTAGCACAAAGAGGGACAAACCGGTGGTACGTCCTGAAGAAATTCCCCCAGtgcctgaaaacagatttttgctaAGAAGAGATGTGCCTGTTGTCAGCGTAGAACCTGAACC GAAGCTTCTTGATGCTACGCCAGTTCTGACTGATCAGAAACCATCAGTCTCTAAATCTGGACGAAAAATTAAAGGACGGGGCACAATA CGGTATCACACCCCACCTCGGTCACGATCGTGTTCTGAATCCGATGATGATGAGAGCAGTGAGACCCCTCCTCACTGGAAAGAGGAAATGCAGAGATTACGAACATATAGACCACCTAGTGGAGAAAAGTGGAGTAAAGGAGATAA gTTGAGTGACCCATGTACAAGCAGATGGGATGAAAGAAGTGCATCCCGGAGATCAAGGTCTTGGTCCCATAACGGTTATTCTGATCTGAGTACTGTAAGATATTCTAGCCAtcacaaaaagcacagaaaagagaaaaagaaggtgaaacataaaaagaaatctaaaaagcagaagcatttcaAGAAGCACAAGCAAacgaagaaaaagaaaacatcagcctCATCGGATGCAGAATCCTCTCATTCCTTCCCCAGGAGGACGAAATCATCTTGTGATCATGAGAGGAAATCTCGTTCTTCTTCATTGTCTTCCAGACATTCATCCAGAAGAGACTGGTCGAAATCTGATAAGGAAGACCAGAGCTCATCGACGTTATCAAGCAGAGGGACTCGATCGTACTACAGGTCCAGATCTAGGTCTAAATCAAGATCTTATTCCCGAAGAAGTTCTAGATCAAGGTCAGCCTCTAAATCATCGCGTTCTCGAAGTAGGTCAAGGTCAAGTTCTAACGCTAGGCACCAAAAGACAGTTTCCAATTCTCCACGAAATATTTCAACACgattaaatgaaaacaagttgAACAAGACCGCTGAGCCTGTAAGAGCAGTTATACTCCCAAGTGACAAAGTTGTCATACCACCAGTTGTCCCAGAAAACCTCCCTGTTATACCCTTAAGTGATAGTCCACCGCCTTCAAGGTGGAAACCTGGACAGAAACCATGGAAGCCATCTTATGAGCGGATTCAGGAAATGAAAGCTAAAACAACCCATTTAATACCTGCACCAACTAATTACAATTTAGTAGTCATTAAAGAGGCTAACACTTCTTCCTCATATCGTAAGCGACAAAGGAGTTCAGATAGCGATCGAAGCGGTTATTCCAAATACCGTAGTGACAGAAGCTCAGATAGTTGGCCAAGATCAAGAAGCAGGTCCTCTCGAAGCAGGTCATACTCAAGATCTTACACGAGATCTAGAAGTCCATCTAGCTCTAGGACAAAGTCTCGTTCTTCTGGCAGATCACCATCATTGAGTAAATACCGCAGTGACAGGTCAGGTTATAGTGAGTCAACGTCTTACTATTCCCTTAGTGATGATGATagacacagaaacaaaagaaaatctgcatCAAGCGATCAAAAAGCTCGGTCTCTTAAACTGAGGCAAGAAACGAGCTCTGAAAGTACTCTCCCTTATAAGTGTACAAAAGACTACGATGAGTCTTCTCAAGGGTTGAAAGAGAGCGACAGTCTATCGTCTTCAGACTTCTCTACTGACAGTGAGCGTTCTGCCAAAGTGAAAGTAGTCCAAGAAAAAGAAGGCCGTTTTCAATTAGAAGGAGATACTCAGAAACAGGATAAAAATAGCTTAAGCTctgagagaggggaggagaaatCCAAGTGTGAGCGGGATTCTGATCACGCTAAAAAGAAAGCAGCTAAGGAGAAATCCTCTGAGCAACCTAGAGGTGGTGCAAAAGCTAAACGAAAATCCTATTCGGGTAGTAAATGGGACTCTGAATCAAATTCTGAAAGGGGAGAAGCAAGGCATAATAGGGGAGATTCCAGACCCTCCTCTGGTAAAGAAGAAGGAGAGGCCACGTCAGGATCTGATACAGAGCTTAGCGTTACCAAAAGGATAAAAAAGCAATCAAATTCTTCAGAAGGCTTTCTGGATTCTGATTGTACCTGGAAGACAAGCAAACAGTTGTCATCCTCTGAATCTGAGAGTTCTTGTTCTAGCTCAACAAACGTTAGAGGAAagtcaaaaaaacacaaacacggATTgaaaaaaactcttaaaaaatcacattccaaaaaagcaaaagaaaaatccaaagggaaaaaggagaagaaacacaaagttcagagaagaaaagaaatgtttcattgGCAGCCCCCCCTGGAGTTTGgtgaagaagatgaggaggagatAAATGAAAAGCCGGTTACCAAGGATGATAAAGAAGACAAGCAGCTTATCAGGGacataaaggagaaaaagcaagttCATGAGAAGGATGAAATAGTCAAAGATAAAATGGGAAATGGTGAAAAGCCTTGTGCGGATGAAAAGCTTTTAGGTAAAAACTCTGTATGTGATACCTCACCGGATTGCAGTAACCTTAATAAAGATGGCATTGAAACAAATGCTTCAACTGGTATTTTAAACTCAGGAATAAATGTGACCGCCTGTAAGAATGAGGTTAAACAAGCTGAAGAAAGTAACCAGAACGGATTGGAAGATGTTATTCAGACAGATGACAACATGGAGATTTGTACGCCAGATCGTAACTCACCAGGGAAGCTGGATGTGGACATTTTGTCTCCTGTCATTCTCACTGCTAAACCTCAGGCTTTAAGTGCTAGTATACACAAAGATTTACAGGTTGAGACCCCTGAACAAGAGGCTGTCAAACTAGGAAACAATATTAtagattttattaatattaaagaagaaaacgaaacaggaaggcaagaaaataaCTCTGTCCCCATGTCTAGCGCTAAAGACTGtagtttaaaaagtgaaaatactgaaaatacacaAAGCAATATGATAGATAATAAATGGAAGCCTTTGCAAGGTGTTGGTAACTTGCAGCCAGCAACAGTTAGTACTGCTGCAGAAGTTAAGAACGTAGCTTCAGTGCCAGAGCCTAAACCAGCTGGTTTAAGAAttgaaataaaagctaaaaataaagtaAGGCCTGGATCTCTGTTTGATGAAGTTAGAAAAACAGCACGGCTAAATCGAAGGCCAAGGAACCAAGAAAGTTCCAGTGAGGAAGAATCTCCAAGTAGAGATGACAATAGCCCGTCCAGGAGTCTCAGCAGGTCACGAAGTAAATCTGAATCTAAATCCAGACACAGAACAAGGTCCATGTCTTACAGTCACTCAAGAAGTCGATCTCGAAGTTCTACATATTCATACAG GTCAAGAAGCTATACAAGAAGCCGAAGCAGGGGATGGTATAGTAGAGATCGGTCAAGAAGTCGAAGTAGTTCTTACCACAGTTACAAGAGTCGTAG
- the NKTR gene encoding NK-tumor recognition protein isoform X5, with amino-acid sequence MGVQDRPQCFFEIEINREPVGRIMFQLFSDICPKTCKNFLCLCSGEKGIGKTTGKKLCYKGTTFHRVVKNFMIQGGDFSEGNGKGGESIYGGYFKDENFILKHDRAFLLSMANRGKHTNGSQFFITTKPAPHLDGVHVVFGLVISGFEVIEQIENLKTDTASRPYADVRVIDCGVLVTKSAKDALEKKKKVCSDSEASDSSSSASSSSETSSDSEAENERSRRRKRKRRTKTKQSRKRRKEERKKEDPSSLSDKSDITEKAADVSTKRDKPVVRPEEIPPVPENRFLLRRDVPVVSVEPEPKLLDATPVLTDQKPSVSKSGRKIKGRGTIRYHTPPRSRSCSESDDDESSETPPHWKEEMQRLRTYRPPSGEKWSKGDKLSDPCTSRWDERSASRRSRSWSHNGYSDLSTVRYSSHHKKHRKEKKKVKHKKKSKKQKHFKKHKQTKKKKTSASSDAESSHSFPRRTKSSCDHERKSRSSSLSSRHSSRRDWSKSDKEDQSSSTLSSRGTRSYYRSRSRSKSRSYSRRSSRSRSASKSSRSRSRSRSSSNARHQKTVSNSPRNISTRLNENKLNKTAEPVRAVILPSDKVVIPPVVPENLPVIPLSDSPPPSRWKPGQKPWKPSYERIQEMKAKTTHLIPAPTNYNLVVIKEANTSSSYRKRQRSSDSDRSGYSKYRSDRSSDSWPRSRSRSSRSRSYSRSYTRSRSPSSSRTKSRSSGRSPSLSKYRSDRSGYSESTSYYSLSDDDRHRNKRKSASSDQKARSLKLRQETSSESTLPYKCTKDYDESSQGLKESDSLSSSDFSTDSERSAKVKVVQEKEGRFQLEGDTQKQDKNSLSSERGEEKSKCERDSDHAKKKAAKEKSSEQPRGGAKAKRKSYSGSKWDSESNSERGEARHNRGDSRPSSGKEEGEATSGSDTELSVTKRIKKQSNSSEGFLDSDCTWKTSKQLSSSESESSCSSSTNVRGKSKKHKHGLKKTLKKSHSKKAKEKSKGKKEKKHKVQRRKEMFHWQPPLEFGEEDEEEINEKPVTKDDKEDKQLIRDIKEKKQVHEKDEIVKDKMGNGEKPCADEKLLGKNSVCDTSPDCSNLNKDGIETNASTGILNSGINVTACKNEVKQAEESNQNGLEDVIQTDDNMEICTPDRNSPGKLDVDILSPVILTAKPQALSASIHKDLQVETPEQEAVKLGNNIIDFINIKEENETGRQENNSVPMSSAKDCSLKSENTENTQSNMIDNKWKPLQGVGNLQPATVSTAAEVKNVASVPEPKPAGLRIEIKAKNKVRPGSLFDEVRKTARLNRRPRNQESSSEEESPSRDDNSPSRSLSRSRSKSESKSRHRTRSMSYSHSRSRSRSSTYSYRSRSYTRSRSRGWYSRDRSRSRSSSYHSYKSRSRTYSRSRSRSSSYGHHSRSSRSYTYDSYYSRSRSRSKRSDSYRRSRSYDRRSRSYGSDSESDRSYSNNRSPSESSRYS; translated from the exons GTGAAAAAGGAATTGGCAAAACAACTGGAAAGAAGCTGTGCTACAAAGGCACTACGTTCCATCGTGTGGTTAAAAACTTCATGATTCAGGGTGGGGACTTCAGCGAAg GTAATGGAAAAGGAGGTGAATCTATTTATGGTGGCTATTTTAAAG aTGAAAACTTTATTCTCAAACATGACAGAGCGTTCCTTTTGTCAATGGCAAACCGAGGGAAACATACCAATGGTTCCCAATTTTTCAT AACAACGAAACCCGCTCCTCATCTCGATGG cGTACATGTTGTCTTTGGACTggttatttctggttttgaagtAATAGAGCAAATAGAAAATCTGAAAACTGATACTGCAAGTAGGCCCTATGCCGACGTACGAGTTATTGACTGTGGGGTGCTTGTTACAAAATCAGCAAAAGATG ctttggagaagaagaagaaagtatgTTCTGACTCAGAAGCTTCAGACTCCTCCTCCAGTGCATCAAGCTCTTCAGAAACTTCATCTGACAGCgaagctgaaaatgaaagaagcagAAGGAGGAAGCGTAAAAGAAGAACTAAAACCAAACAATCGAGAAAacgaagaaaggaagagagaaagaaggaggatcCAAG cagccttTCTGACAAGAGTGATATAACAGAAAAAGCAGCCGATGTTAGCACAAAGAGGGACAAACCGGTGGTACGTCCTGAAGAAATTCCCCCAGtgcctgaaaacagatttttgctaAGAAGAGATGTGCCTGTTGTCAGCGTAGAACCTGAACC GAAGCTTCTTGATGCTACGCCAGTTCTGACTGATCAGAAACCATCAGTCTCTAAATCTGGACGAAAAATTAAAGGACGGGGCACAATA CGGTATCACACCCCACCTCGGTCACGATCGTGTTCTGAATCCGATGATGATGAGAGCAGTGAGACCCCTCCTCACTGGAAAGAGGAAATGCAGAGATTACGAACATATAGACCACCTAGTGGAGAAAAGTGGAGTAAAGGAGATAA gTTGAGTGACCCATGTACAAGCAGATGGGATGAAAGAAGTGCATCCCGGAGATCAAGGTCTTGGTCCCATAACGGTTATTCTGATCTGAGTACTGTAAGATATTCTAGCCAtcacaaaaagcacagaaaagagaaaaagaaggtgaaacataaaaagaaatctaaaaagcagaagcatttcaAGAAGCACAAGCAAacgaagaaaaagaaaacatcagcctCATCGGATGCAGAATCCTCTCATTCCTTCCCCAGGAGGACGAAATCATCTTGTGATCATGAGAGGAAATCTCGTTCTTCTTCATTGTCTTCCAGACATTCATCCAGAAGAGACTGGTCGAAATCTGATAAGGAAGACCAGAGCTCATCGACGTTATCAAGCAGAGGGACTCGATCGTACTACAGGTCCAGATCTAGGTCTAAATCAAGATCTTATTCCCGAAGAAGTTCTAGATCAAGGTCAGCCTCTAAATCATCGCGTTCTCGAAGTAGGTCAAGGTCAAGTTCTAACGCTAGGCACCAAAAGACAGTTTCCAATTCTCCACGAAATATTTCAACACgattaaatgaaaacaagttgAACAAGACCGCTGAGCCTGTAAGAGCAGTTATACTCCCAAGTGACAAAGTTGTCATACCACCAGTTGTCCCAGAAAACCTCCCTGTTATACCCTTAAGTGATAGTCCACCGCCTTCAAGGTGGAAACCTGGACAGAAACCATGGAAGCCATCTTATGAGCGGATTCAGGAAATGAAAGCTAAAACAACCCATTTAATACCTGCACCAACTAATTACAATTTAGTAGTCATTAAAGAGGCTAACACTTCTTCCTCATATCGTAAGCGACAAAGGAGTTCAGATAGCGATCGAAGCGGTTATTCCAAATACCGTAGTGACAGAAGCTCAGATAGTTGGCCAAGATCAAGAAGCAGGTCCTCTCGAAGCAGGTCATACTCAAGATCTTACACGAGATCTAGAAGTCCATCTAGCTCTAGGACAAAGTCTCGTTCTTCTGGCAGATCACCATCATTGAGTAAATACCGCAGTGACAGGTCAGGTTATAGTGAGTCAACGTCTTACTATTCCCTTAGTGATGATGATagacacagaaacaaaagaaaatctgcatCAAGCGATCAAAAAGCTCGGTCTCTTAAACTGAGGCAAGAAACGAGCTCTGAAAGTACTCTCCCTTATAAGTGTACAAAAGACTACGATGAGTCTTCTCAAGGGTTGAAAGAGAGCGACAGTCTATCGTCTTCAGACTTCTCTACTGACAGTGAGCGTTCTGCCAAAGTGAAAGTAGTCCAAGAAAAAGAAGGCCGTTTTCAATTAGAAGGAGATACTCAGAAACAGGATAAAAATAGCTTAAGCTctgagagaggggaggagaaatCCAAGTGTGAGCGGGATTCTGATCACGCTAAAAAGAAAGCAGCTAAGGAGAAATCCTCTGAGCAACCTAGAGGTGGTGCAAAAGCTAAACGAAAATCCTATTCGGGTAGTAAATGGGACTCTGAATCAAATTCTGAAAGGGGAGAAGCAAGGCATAATAGGGGAGATTCCAGACCCTCCTCTGGTAAAGAAGAAGGAGAGGCCACGTCAGGATCTGATACAGAGCTTAGCGTTACCAAAAGGATAAAAAAGCAATCAAATTCTTCAGAAGGCTTTCTGGATTCTGATTGTACCTGGAAGACAAGCAAACAGTTGTCATCCTCTGAATCTGAGAGTTCTTGTTCTAGCTCAACAAACGTTAGAGGAAagtcaaaaaaacacaaacacggATTgaaaaaaactcttaaaaaatcacattccaaaaaagcaaaagaaaaatccaaagggaaaaaggagaagaaacacaaagttcagagaagaaaagaaatgtttcattgGCAGCCCCCCCTGGAGTTTGgtgaagaagatgaggaggagatAAATGAAAAGCCGGTTACCAAGGATGATAAAGAAGACAAGCAGCTTATCAGGGacataaaggagaaaaagcaagttCATGAGAAGGATGAAATAGTCAAAGATAAAATGGGAAATGGTGAAAAGCCTTGTGCGGATGAAAAGCTTTTAGGTAAAAACTCTGTATGTGATACCTCACCGGATTGCAGTAACCTTAATAAAGATGGCATTGAAACAAATGCTTCAACTGGTATTTTAAACTCAGGAATAAATGTGACCGCCTGTAAGAATGAGGTTAAACAAGCTGAAGAAAGTAACCAGAACGGATTGGAAGATGTTATTCAGACAGATGACAACATGGAGATTTGTACGCCAGATCGTAACTCACCAGGGAAGCTGGATGTGGACATTTTGTCTCCTGTCATTCTCACTGCTAAACCTCAGGCTTTAAGTGCTAGTATACACAAAGATTTACAGGTTGAGACCCCTGAACAAGAGGCTGTCAAACTAGGAAACAATATTAtagattttattaatattaaagaagaaaacgaaacaggaaggcaagaaaataaCTCTGTCCCCATGTCTAGCGCTAAAGACTGtagtttaaaaagtgaaaatactgaaaatacacaAAGCAATATGATAGATAATAAATGGAAGCCTTTGCAAGGTGTTGGTAACTTGCAGCCAGCAACAGTTAGTACTGCTGCAGAAGTTAAGAACGTAGCTTCAGTGCCAGAGCCTAAACCAGCTGGTTTAAGAAttgaaataaaagctaaaaataaagtaAGGCCTGGATCTCTGTTTGATGAAGTTAGAAAAACAGCACGGCTAAATCGAAGGCCAAGGAACCAAGAAAGTTCCAGTGAGGAAGAATCTCCAAGTAGAGATGACAATAGCCCGTCCAGGAGTCTCAGCAGGTCACGAAGTAAATCTGAATCTAAATCCAGACACAGAACAAGGTCCATGTCTTACAGTCACTCAAGAAGTCGATCTCGAAGTTCTACATATTCATACAG GTCAAGAAGCTATACAAGAAGCCGAAGCAGGGGATGGTATAGTAGAGATCGGTCAAGAAGTCGAAGTAGTTCTTACCACAGTTACAAGAGTCGTAG